TGATTTTGAGTCGCTAGCGGTCCAGGTCAATTTATACCAGGTTAATGTTGCTCTACGAATCCATGACCACCAGTTTTGATGGGTTGTGTCGCTTGTCACGAGCTGTTCTAATGCGACCAACTCATGGCGATTGTACGCCTCGACCAACCTTTGGCGCAGAgacgaggaaaagcaaaaataagGCAGAAATTCAAGGCCAGGGCGACGAACCTACAATGTCATTTTTTGCATAGTACTTTTTTCTATTGTGTCGTTTGTCCTTGTGGTTCATTTGCTTTCCatatctctctcccttttcccaACCATTCCGGTCGGAccaaaaagacaaaacagACGTACAGGAAGTGGCGTAATTTGTCACATCCTCAGCGCGGCCACGTCGAATGACCCCCAGATCACATCCCAGCCAACTATTGAGGAGAACGAGGGTCCATTCCGTCATGATCTTCCCCTACTGGCCATCTAAAAAGACCCGACCCAAACGGCCCCTGGCTGGATAGGATAAAAGCGACAGCTACAGCTTCAAGAATATGAACGTTGAAATGTTGTTTTCTGGCAGAACTGGAACTGTCGAACCAGATAGCTTGATATCAATCGAGTCGGTCGCACGCTTTCTGGAAAAAAACTACAACTTAATTCCGTCCTATTCTATCTAACGGCGGAAATAAACGTTGGCGCTTCGGCCAACGAATTGCTCGTGGATGGTCTAGTCTTATAGGATggagcaaaggaaagaagggtCGCATCCTTGCTACAAATTGTCGCATGCGACAAAGACATAGCGGCCAAGCGGGCGACAGCGCCCAATTGTTGCCTCGTTTCATGATCTGCGCCTGTCTAGACTGAGTCGTAGTCGTTGTTCTTTTACCCCTCCCTCCTCGGGAACGGTGGACTACGTTAGTTCGATGCCTACTCCGTTAGGATGGATCCCCGTTCGCCTGTTGGGCGCAGATGACAAACGGCCATCGGCGGGGATCGCAAGCTGGAGCTTTCATAACTACTATCTCTGCTACTCTACAACATGCGCTGGTGCTGCGACATCATCCTGTCAAGGTCCCCATTTCCCACACCCCAAAGGTTGGCCGTCCGTAGAGAGCGGTAGATACCCAGTCAGTTATGTATTTGTCGCATtggggaaagaaaacgaaaaatggtgagaagaaagagagataaCCCTTGCGCAGAGGTAACCAAACGACAGTGCAGCTGGCGCAAAGATGCCGTTGGCGCAGGATTAATTGGACGAGTCCGTTTGAATGACCCGACGGAGGACAGACTCCATACATAAGTGGTATCGGTCCCTCAGATCACATTGTCACCGTACGTATTGTACGcacatacatatatatccCTACGTCAAGTAGTCCACTAGAGCTAAGTCACTATTGTGAATTAAGATGGGAAAAAGAGAGGCGAAGGGAAGAATGGGATTTGACACGAAATCCCGGCAGTCATTGGGAATCAAAAGCGGGGCCACTTTGCCAGCCCATCATTTGATTTAAATAGCACTATTGACCCAAACCGGTGGTGGTTGTCAGCGTATGGATGCACACCGAAAGTTTGGGTAATTCAATGACCACTTGGCACGGTTCCCACAGTTTTACCGACTGTGCATGAGGAATGAAAAGGTCGAACTAAAAAATGTGGGAAGCGAATGTACATTGATATAAAACAGTCGATTGTCCTCAGCCGAAAGAACGCAAGGATGTGTGCGGACTCACCTGATTCCTTCTTAATTGTTCTGTCGCTCCGCCCAGTGGGCTATTGTGGATGTTTATGTTGAAGACAAGACAAAGCTACGAATCCCGCGGCTTCATGATAGGTACCGCCGGATCCGCGTCCCACATTGGAGGCCAGTGGTGGCTTTTTTTTCGGCGATACGGGTGCGAACGGGAATCGAAGAACCCAGTCGGCTTGGTGgccaaagcaaagaagagaagtctCAATCTTTGAACTTCGTAAATACCAGGACTAACTATTCTGGATTGTCTGTCTTCGATAAAAGACCGGTTCCTTCCGGTGGGGTTGATCGCACAGCTGCGAAATTACTCTGACCTTGCGATTCCAGGCAAAGTGAAGTGACTATTAGGAAGCCCACTTATGAGATCGACTATCGATAATCTAAAGAGAAGACTGACGAATATCAAAGCGCTGTAGGTAGACCAGTCTATTCCTTCCACTGACTACCAAAAGCGTCCAACGCCCTGCTAAAACGGTGGGATGGCGGGTCTTATGGATCACGTGGGCTCGCGTTTAATGGGATTCAAATTCGTGTTTCCCGGCGCGTCCAAAGTGCGGTGAGGCGATACCGCCTACATCAAACCATTCGAGGTCTTTTCTATCAGAAGAATATATGAAATAGAATCGCATGGCTCTGTAGCATACGCAAGTTATTTTTCAGATATTCACACATGGGTTTTGGGGTCACTTTGGCTGTTGATGCAAAAGCATGTGTCGATGGGAAGACGCGATCAGTGATGTCATGGGGTCTGGGGCACACAAACCATGCAAACACTGGGATGACATAAGCATACCACAGCAACCCTGGAAACGGAATAgcgtggttgttgttgacggTAACCAAGTAAGGCAGTAACCGCTACCGGGCAGTGGATGATGGGGGTTCCCGTCGCTCCCTAGAGACGATGGTATTGTTTGTTCGTCGCTCTCATTCTTTTCGGCAGCAACACGAGtaccttctcctccctcgtGCGACAATTTTAGATGCTGCGGTGGGCATACTTCTTCGTTTCTCATTAAATTGAAGTGCGGCGGATCCGAGATCTCTCGACCAAATTTTCCTGGTCGGTACTGTCGCAACTGCTTTAGCGCGGCTGGTTGTTTGTTTAGGGTGGTTTTAGTATAACTTAGCTGCTGCTCCTTCAACCCCTTCGCAGCGAATAGGTAAACAACCATCCGGGTGTCTCCCCAAaacatcaacatccacaGTCGAGTGAAGGCATTAAAGTCTTCTTGTGACCCAAAATGGATGCAAAGGTGTGTATCCCCCATTTTCTTCGTTTGTAGCCATCATCCATCAAGTTTGTCGGGGTATCCCTCTCTGCGTCCATGTTTACAAACCTTGACGCGCTTGGTGTTATCCTTCCTGTGTCTACATTTTGGCGTCGCATACATGTTACGAATCGTATACTGACATGCAATTGATTGTAGCCTCAGCGAATTCGCGTCCGTGGGGACGAGAATGCTGCCTTCCCTCTGACTAGCAAAACGGTTCATCAGAAAAACAAATCGACCCCCGCCTTGTCCACTATGTTCCAGAATGGCGTGACGAAGAATGGGCCAAGAAGAGCCGCTTTTGGAGATGTCAGCAATACTGTGAAAACCGTCCAAGGCATTCGGGATGACATCTCTGTTGCAGCAAAGAAACAGATCAAGCCATTGGAGAAGCCTTCCGTGCAGGCCACGGAGAGGAAATCCTCTGTCTTGGCCCAACCTGCCCAGCGGCCAATGTCGGTGGCGGGAGTCAAAGGCCTATCGAGCAATGTGACGACTTCCAAACCCCTGGAGCCCATCGGAAAGTCGATCGGCGTGCCGCAGCATACCGCCAACGCCCGAAAGGCCCTGAACAAGCGAGGAACAGTGTTCAAAGATCACATGGAACCATTGACGGAAAAACGCGAACTTACATCCAAGGAAACAACACAAACTAAGGAAGGGATTACTGGGGGCCAACTCGCGCATTCGTCTACGGCGCCGTCGCAGCTCAGCAGcctgaaggaaaaggacgTGGTCAACGAGGGATCAAATGATGAGTCGGAGACCCATGACGAACATTCCATTGTCAGCTCTGAagttgatggagaggagaaggacgCACCCAAGCTCGACGAGGATGTTTGTAAGGTCCAGGGTATTAAGGAACTCAGGGAAGCCTCTGAACCCGGTACGGCAACGGATGCCGACGGCTCAGACCGCGCTGTGAAGCCACAACGTGTATCTGTTCCTGGCGCACATATGTCTCATGAACATGTGCCCGCCCACTCGGAGCCGGAAGAGTCCTgggacgacgaggatgacgaaaatgaagaagaggatgagtaTATCACTGCTCGCTCCTATCGATCCCGTGGCGAAAACACAACTGGCGCGACTACTACAATACTCTTTCCGAAATATACGCAGCAAGTGAGACGGGAGTTGGCACTGGCCAAGCAAATCGTCGAGGCAACACGGACAGTGGAGGATATTGAGGACGAATATTGGGATACGAGCATGGTCGCGGAATATAGTGAAGATATATTCGATTACATGCGGGAACAGGAGGTGTGTTACTATGGATCTTGAGAGATGCTCGAGGATAGTCGCTAACTGCACATAGATCAAAATGCTGCCAAACGCGCACTATATGGACAACCAAGCGGAAATCCAATGGTCTATGCGGTCTGTCCTGATGGACTGGCTTGTCCAGGTCCACCATCGGTTCTCTCTGCTTCCTGAGACCCTTTTCTTGTGTGTCAACTATATCGACCGCTTCCTGTCCTGCAAGATAGTCTCTCTAGGCAAATTGCAGCTTGTTGGTGCTACCGCGATCTTCATTGCTGCCAAGTACGAAGAGATAAACTGTCCTTCCGTGCAAGAGATTGTTTATATGGTCGACGGAGGCTACACAGCCGATGAGATTCTCAAGGCGGAACGCTTCATGCTCACTATGCTGCAGTTCGAGCTCGGATGGCCCGGTCCCATGAGCTTTCTGCGGAAGATCAGCAAAGCTGATGACTACGACCTGGAGACCCGGACACTGGCGAAGTATTTCTTGGAGATTACCATCATGGATGAACGCTTCGTCGGATGCCCACCAAGCTTTACAGCTGCTGGCGCTCATTGTCTTGCAAGGATGATGTTGAGAAAAGGGAACTGGGTAAGTTTACAGAGACCTGTTGGTCGTGGGTGCCCCCGCTAACATTGGAACAGACGCCTGCCCATGTCCATTACGCGGGATACACCTATTCACAGCTTTACCCGCTTATTTCCCTCATGGTGGAATGCTGCGAGATCCCTCGCAAGCACCATGCGGCTATTTATGAAAAGTACACTGACAAACGGTTCAAGCGCGCTTCGCTTTTCGTCGAGGCTGAAATGAGAAAAGGCTTTCATCTGCCGGAGGTCACTCGGGAAAAGAGTCTTTGCAATCCGCCATCTCTTGACGCCGGACATCAGTGGAAGCGCGCATAACTGCCACTCTGTTTAGTCAAGGACGCCTGACTACTTAACATGCTTGAGTATTGATTGATGAACATGAAACAAATATAAAAAATGGAAACGAAAAACAGTCaggcaagaaaaacaagggaAAATGAGGGAAACGAAGTGCACGTGACCATAGCTCTGCCAACACACTTTTATCATGACACTTTCTTTTGTCACCTGCACACGACTTTGTATGCCATTTGGGATTTAGAACACGGGGTGGAgttttgcttcttttccGGTATCGGGAGTTTTAATAGGTATGATAGGTCGATGGTTTCTcttattccttttcttaatTAATCTGCAccctttttatttcctttgttacATAGGGACTTCATGAAAATGCCCTGCATTAATGCCTCTTATTCcctttgttttttcttttttttggacttgtgttcttcttttattCATCCTCTTATTCTCTGTGGTTATCATCCAGGCTTAGTACATAGGAACTAGTCAATTGGATCTCGTATTGAAGATGCTTGAATCTATCAAACCGAccgaggagaagaaatcgaTCATGAACGATGGCACTACACCTATCTGAGATATCTGAGTATCAAAAGTGTCAGTTTGTATGGAATACAGAGCTACGCAGCTCGCTTACTGATTACTACTACTTAAAAAGGCCATTTAGTGCAACCTCCGGAGTAATGAGAGCGCCTTTAAGAGCAGATCTCCAAACCGCCAGGAATATTGGGATACTACTAATTAATTCATCTGACGACATCTAAAGTGTGCAATGCCTAAGGTGTTGACGCTGCTTAGATGCGACAAGCCAATGCCGCCGCCTTCAAATTAGTCAGTGCTAAGCCAGTTCTGATTGATTCAGTAGTTCACAGttatataataactatataattagactAAGCAGACTAAGCAGATCAAGTAGACTAAAGCTTCAAGCATACTAAATACATCATATAGACCAAGCAGACCAGCCAAACTACACAGACCAGCTAAACTACATAGACCAACCCAGATTACGCAGACCAGATTCACCAGACAGTTAAATCTAATTAGCCAGACTGGGGACCAGACGGTTCAATCAGACTATGTACACCAAACAGACCAAGCAGTCTGTAGACTAAGTAGACTAAGCAGTCTCttgtatgtacatagtaATCTAGATATCTCCACAACCAGagatagtataatatataatctacGTAGAAGATATGATTATGCAAGATATATGGTATATAAACCAGAAAAGTTTCAATAACTAATCGTTTAGTCAGTATTAAATATCACATTTACAGCTGtagttttaatattcttaGTCTGTAGGCTGAGAACACAAGAAAGCAATTGTCGATAATcaattatagatttatatagccattcttatactatatcctaaattttatatctctctctatctctggTTGTGGAGGTTTTGAGTACCAAAATGGCCAATTTATACAGAGCTGCGTAGTCCGCTTGCACACACAGCTCGCTTGCCGATTACGTTAAGTGGCCCGATATTGTAGTGGTACGCTCAAAGGTCCCTAATTGGGGGTggtctatataattcttgATATAGAGTTCTGGGCTGAGACAGAAGTAGCAGGTTCCTGATATACTGAGGTTCTTGGCTGCGTGGATCCTGGCCATGTCCCTCAAACAAGGTGCCCTTCGAGGACATTTTCAATCTGAACTTGGTAGAACGGCTGATTCTACTAAGGTGTTTCGCTGGTTAAGATTACTGCCTTTTCCTATAGCGTTAGGTCGAAGGTATTGCAACACCCGGTCTTCGACAGCCGTGTGAACCTTGATATTTCCACATAATCGAAAGCTTTCAAGCCCTcctatataaattaattttttctttctttctttctttctttctttctttttctttttctttttcttttttttttttttctaaaaaaaaaaaagttggcTCGTTGTCTAGATAGAATCCTCACTTATGTAGGAGCTGCTTACCAGTTCTGACTAGGCTAACTATGCCGATAAGGTCTCAGCAGGAGACAATGAGATGTTTAGTTAGGATATAGCCACACGCTCAGCTGAACTATCTATTTGAAGATTTTCAATATGAAGCACTTGTAACCTGTAGGATGACGTCTTACTATACCTAATTTTGACTAATCCGTAAGCTTGAGCCTTAACTGTCTACCTGAACTGCCTGTTTAGAACTGAGCTTTGCTTCTACTATTGCCACTACGCCAAGGGAGAAAAGTGCTTTTCTAAAGCTCATTTTAAACACATAAAGACATCTATATCTTGTTCTAAAGTAACTTTTCATCTAGACCTCACATCACAGGCGCAACTATCTATCCCAGTAGGTATAACCAAACCGGTCAAACCACTACTGATCCAATCCATTCAACTCAATCAATCTCTTCACAACCTCAATAACCCGGCCCGTAATATCATCCTTCCCCGCCCTGTCAATAGATAGAGAGGCGGGGTTATCAATCCGCGCTGCAATGATCTCATCTACCATCATACGTAAGCGAGAAACAAGGACACCGATTCTCGCCCACCCACGGAGCCGTAGCCAGCCATCGACGATAAGGCCACGGCCTGTTGTATCGAGATCTATGGATCCGCAGAACAGGAGAAGGGAATAGGCGTTGAACGCTGTGTCCGGTTGATTAGTAACGGTCAAGTCTCGCATGATTTCGCCAAGTATATGGTATAATGGAAGTGAACATAGAGCAGgaataaatatagagaacTTACGAGTTAAATCACGAATGAAGACCTTGCTTGTCGCCATCTTAGTGAAGTAGCTTAGATACGCTGCCGAGCCGGGGTAGCTCTGGGCCGAGAACAGGAGGGAGCTGGGGTGGATGAAAACGCGGCCGTTTTCCTGGTTGAAGTATTTGATTGTCCTAGCGTCTGGGTCGACTTCAACGGTTCCTGTGACGGAGCTCATGAATTTCTTGTCTGGGAAGGAAATCTGCGCGATTTGGGGTTGGAAGGCGCCGGCGATTAGGGCTCGGAGGAGGCTTCGATTGCCTGCGTTGCGGTTCCAGCGCGGGTCGGCCGAGTCCGAAGAGTAGTCAACGGGGAGGAGGCCGGCGTCTTTGAGGGAGGTGAGGAGTTGGGCTTTATTGGAGGAGATGTCACGGAGGGTTTGGTGGGAGAGGAAGTTTGCGCTGCACCATGATTGTGTTTGCCAGTATCCTTGGGCTTTGACACGCTCTGACCATTGTTGGTAGGCTGTGAGGTCGGTGAGCAAGTCGCCATCTCCGCGGGAGAAGGATGCTTTGGCAGCATTTGCATCCTCGCGCTTGTCGCGGGGTGAGACGAAGGGGCTCTTCACTGTTAGAATTGCGGAGATGGTGATGCAGTGGTCTATGCAGTTGAATATGGAGCCGTAGACCATGAGTTTGGCGCATCGTAAGTCGGCGGGGATCATGGATAAGTATCGCCCAAGGGCTGTCAGTTTGTCATGGTCCAGGGCGCCCACACGGTGAAGGAAGCCCAAGGCTCCTTCAACGGCCACGCTTTCAGGAGGGGTGATGGTATTAGCCAGGAAAGTTGCGACGTCGTTGATGCCCTGCATAGACTTGACGGAGAGGCATAGTTGTTCTAATGGTACCCGGCGGATTTCAGGGTCCGGTCGTGGCGCCATCTTATTCTCTGCTTGCCGAGTGTAGAGCTTGTAGCATGCACCAGCCCTAACACGACCAGCACGTCCTCGTCGTTGCTTACAGGCGGCTTGCGATGCCCATACTTCTTGTAGTCGGACCATGTTATCCTTAGGGTCGTAACTCGTTTCCTTGACGCGGCCAGTATCGATAACCGCGACAACATCTTCAATTGTGATTGACGTCTCAGCCACATTGGTTGCTGCAATaacctttctctttcctttcggGGGACTCAAGAATACACGCCGTTGCTCAGCTGGCAGAAGGGATGCATGCAAAGGAAGTGGATGGACATTGGGAATCCTCTTCACGGCGTTCAGGCACCTTTCAATTTCCAAGGTACCgggcaagaagatgagaatgcCTCCCGGTTGATCTCCAAGCTGGGCGTCAACATACCGAACAGTAGACGTGATCAATTCGTAATTGATACCCATGCCCATGTTCCGAAGAATCTTGCCAAGTGACTCTTCTCCCTGAGGAGAAGAATCTTCCTCAAAGTCCCGCTCAGCCAACTCTGGTGAAAATCCTGTGTCACGGATGATGTCGTCCAGGTAAAAGTCAGACACAGGGAAAGTCCGCCCAGGGATGTTCACCAGTCCAACATTCTGGCGACCACCAAAGTAGTTGATGAAGATTTCCGCGTCAAGAGTTGCACTCATTAGTATGACCTTAATATCTTTGCGGTACCGAAGAACATCGCGTAGGAGAGCAAGCAGAAAATCGGTATCAAGACTCCGTTCATGAACTTCATCCACTACGATATGTGTGACATCTGCGAGAGAGCCTGCAACATTGCCATCCGCACCGCTTCCAGACTGTATACGGCGCAGTAAAACACCAGTAGTGACAAAAGTGATCTTTGTCGCCCCAGATTTGACCTTGGAGTCACCTCGGATGACGTATCCAACCTCATCTCCTACAGAGGTGCATCGCTCGTCGCTCACACGATCCGCAAGACCTAAAGCAGAGATCCTACGTGGCTGTGTACAGATAATGTTCGCAATGCCTCCGAGATCTCGCCTGATCATATCGTCCAATATGAACTGAACGGACTGGGTACTTTTACCGCTACCTGTCTCACCAGAGATGATGGTAACCTGATGTGAATTCACTGCACGTACGATAGCATCTTGAATGTTCCAAGCAGGAAGTGATTCTCGCTTTCGAGTCATATCCTGTTGAGCTGGCGTGGACTGCCTGGCCTGCCAGGCCTCCCGAACAGATATACTCTGAGGCGAGCCCGGTTGCCAGCTAATCTCCCTACTCTTCTTGCGAGATTGGCGCACAGGAAGTTCTAAGATACTTCCAGTAGTGGATGGCGTTGCGGCGACCGTTGCGATATCTCGCAACTTGCCAGGATTTTGCATAATTTCTGGAAGATGCATCTCTAACCAGTCAAGCACATTGTATACCATTGGCTCTCCCAAAAAGTTTTCCTCTGCATGCTTCACTGCTTGACGAATCGCGCTAAGCCGAATATAAGAAGGGATACCTTTCGCTTGAATCGAAATAATCGGCACTGAGGATGGATAATGATTTGAGGGTCTTTGGAATCGGAATGTAGTTGATTCTGGCAAGTCTGAGGACTCGCTCTTGATCTCACATACTTTGGGCGATACCTTAATATAGCGCTCCCCGAAGATAGCTTCGAGGGTCTCCTGTTCTTCGGCCCAGGAATCATCGCCTTCAGAAGATACAGCGCCTGCAGTAGAACTCGTTCCATACACTAATGTGTGTTGTAGCATTTCAGCAGTTGCAAGTTCATCACCTTGCTTGCTGTCCAGAGCCCGCGAGCAAAGGTCTGCAGAATAGCCGATGGTGGCCAGCCGCTTGATCTTCGCCTCTCTTGCAAGATCATCACTCGCTAGACTCACGCCAGCAGAGTATGACTCTGGTAGACACCAAGATGGAAGATCATCCTCTGGAACATAGATCAGAAGCCATTCGAGCACCTCTTCTCTGTCTTTGCATGCAGAAGTCGCCTCGTCTACATGGCTGCGCCGGAAGCCCAAGCGAGTGAACTCCTCAATGATGGAGTTACGCTCGGATTCCGGGATCTTCACATTATAAGGATTCCAAATCGCATGCTGCTGTAAGAGGGTCTCAATTTCTCTGCGCACTTTACTCCCCAGGTCCACTTTCGGAGCGTTCGACCAGATCCTTTTCCCTCTATTATCACCGCTAGACCCCAAGCCCAACTCAACCGCTGGTTGATCCTTCGCCTTAGCCTGGTTCTTTTCTCGCTCTTTCCGTTTTTTCTCCAAATCGGCCGCGGCACTTTCCCGCTCTTGCTTAGCCAAAAATGGGTCTGCTTCGTACATCCACCCTTTACCTTCTTTGGTGTCGGCAGTCTTAATATCAGCGAAATCCTCTTTCCAAAGCTTCTTATAGGTCGGCGGAAGCATCATGTGAATGTTCCTCATGTTACAGACCCGATACAGAGCATACACAGCAGCAAAGTGACGAGCTTCCAGTGCCGTAGGTTGCGCAGCCAAGTGCTTGTGTGACGGAGGTGGCTTCATAGGGGGAAGGGTAGTTGCTTCGCGAGTCTTAGGGTCGACACGTTTCAAGATAACCGCTGACATATAACCTTCTTGTGTTTTTGTCTAGTGTGCAGTATGAACCATTAGCCAAAAGCTGAGCTAAACTTGCGCCGTGTGGCGACATGTTATTTAAGAACATCCTATCCGTCCATTGCTCACCATTGTATACTCAGGCTTCTCCCACTTCTGCTTCTGACAATGCTCCGAGAGCATATTCACCGGTAGTTTACCGGTCCATGACGCGCCACCGATGACCTGCTTCACAGAAggtttcttctgctcatCCGGTGGAGGCTGCGCTTTCTTTGCTGCTTCAGCCGCCGTTTTCTCTGCGGCGGCTTTGGCTTGCTTGGTGCCCGGTTTGGGACCTCCTCCACGGGCgtcagctttcttcttaGGGCCCATTCTGCCACGGTTATTTGCTATCTTAAAGGAGACGCCCGTGGAGCAATCGCACCTTTCGATAGAGAAAAGGAGTGGTGTGAATTGCTGTTAAAGCGGAAGTTGGTTGTCCCGCACCAGGGCCGCTTTTTTTGGACCGTAGGGCTGCGGGGAAGTCGCCGCGGATCGCCTTCTGGTTCAGCTTCGCTTCCTCCGCAGTCACTTGCTACTCCGAACACAACCATGACAACCTGACTACATCTGACGGCCAAACGGGCCCTATATCTTAATCGCAATATCTACACCAACTATGGCAGATGACTCACCAAATCTAGAAGACCAAGCTGCGGCAGCTGCGACCGTCGCGGCAGAATCAAAGTCGGGGAAAAGAGACGCCTGTATGTACGCACTCGTCATGCATGCAAAGTCCTTGTCtactaaaagaaaaaggctaaTTTCAATAGTCGCTGAGCTCCTCACCCCTAAACCCAAGCACGCAAAGTACGCAAAAGACGGCCCTTCCAAAGATACGTCAAATAAGAGAGCCATCGGTGGCCCGCGCGACGGCCTAGGCGCCTATATCGCAAAACCGGAATCTTTCCCTTCCAGTATCGTTGTGTATCACAACGATGACTTCGTCGCAATTCACGATCTTTTCCCAAAGTCAACGCTCCATCTACTTCTACTTCCGCGGGATTCGTCCAAAACCCGTCTCCACCCTTTCGAGGCCTTCGAAGATCCAGAGTTCCTGAAAaaagtgaaagaagagacaaagaaacttCGATCTTTAGCCGCGGCTGAGCTTAGACGGAGATATGGGAAAAGCTCCGCTCAGGATAAAGCGAGGCAAGAGGCGCTTAGTGCAGATCCTCCTCCGGATGAACTGCCACAGGGACGAAACTGGGAACAAGAGATCATGTGCGGGATCCATGCGCATCCATCTATGAATCATCTACATATTCATGTTATCTCGGTGGACAGGTACAGCGACCGGCTGAAACACAAAAAGCATTACAATAGTTTTTCCACGCCGTTCTTCGTTCCTATCGATGATTTTCCCCTGGCGCAAAACGATGTCAGGCGACATCCTACTAGCGAGGGCTATTTGCGGCGAGATTACACATGCTGGCGTTGTGGGAGGGACTTTGGAAACAGATTTTCTGAGTTGAAGATACATTTAGAGAAGGAGTTCGACGAGTGGAAGCGCCTGTAAGCGGAGCTTCTAGAAGCTAGAATTACTAATTTCAATTGTCGTGAATAAATATACACGCCCCAATCTGCGATGGCAGTGGCTTGCGACCAATCACATTTTCAGCGATCTTTGGTCCCAAGCTTGTTGGTAAACTCTCACAAGAATATTGGTGTAATAACCATACAAGGTCCAAAATAAACGAGGCCCCACTCTTCCCTCTATATTTCCACAAAAGCGCTGCCGCTGACTCCTTTAAGCACGGCTCTTGGATCGGGTGTTACCCTTCACCTTCCGGGCCTCAGGGCGGTTAATGTGGTGGGCGGGAATCCAGTCAGCATTGTAGGTGGTCGCCGATGAGACTGCTGGGCTGCTGGGTTCGACggtctcggccttcttcgcagCACCAGAAGTCTTCTTGGTGTACTCAGCACCCTTTCCGCTCTTGCGCTTCTGAGGGAAGTACGGAGCAACCCAGACAGTGTAGAAGAAGTAGACAACACCGGAGAAGCAggccaggaggaagaaataCAGGAAAAGACTAGAATGAATAGTTAGCGATTGGTTGCGAATGCGTCAAGCAGCCCATCTTACATCTGGGGGTCGAAGAAGCTAGTTTCGGGCTCCACAACACTGACGGTGCCATTGTAGGCGTAGACTGTGTAGAATCTGCCCTCATTGTCGGAGATTATGGAAGCAAGGCTAAGTCTGAGGTCCTGGGGATGCA
The sequence above is a segment of the Aspergillus flavus chromosome 4, complete sequence genome. Coding sequences within it:
- a CDS encoding cyclin-like protein, with protein sequence MDAKPQRIRVRGDENAAFPLTSKTVHQKNKSTPALSTMFQNGVTKNGPRRAAFGDVSNTVKTVQGIRDDISVAAKKQIKPLEKPSVQATERKSSVLAQPAQRPMSVAGVKGLSSNVTTSKPLEPIGKSIGVPQHTANARKALNKRGTVFKDHMEPLTEKRELTSKETTQTKEGITGGQLAHSSTAPSQLSSLKEKDVVNEGSNDESETHDEHSIVSSEVDGEEKDAPKLDEDVCKVQGIKELREASEPGTATDADGSDRAVKPQRVSVPGAHMSHEHVPAHSEPEESWDDEDDENEEEDEYITARSYRSRGENTTGATTTILFPKYTQQVRRELALAKQIVEATRTVEDIEDEYWDTSMVAEYSEDIFDYMREQEIKMLPNAHYMDNQAEIQWSMRSVLMDWLVQVHHRFSLLPETLFLCVNYIDRFLSCKIVSLGKLQLVGATAIFIAAKYEEINCPSVQEIVYMVDGGYTADEILKAERFMLTMLQFELGWPGPMSFLRKISKADDYDLETRTLAKYFLEITIMDERFVGCPPSFTAAGAHCLARMMLRKGNWTPAHVHYAGYTYSQLYPLISLMVECCEIPRKHHAAIYEKYTDKRFKRASLFVEAEMRKGFHLPEVTREKSLCNPPSLDAGHQWKRA
- a CDS encoding putative DEAD/DEAH box helicase; the protein is MSAVILKRVDPKTREATTLPPMKPPPSHKHLAAQPTALEARHFAAVYALYRVCNMRNIHMMLPPTYKKLWKEDFADIKTADTKEGKGWMYEADPFLAKQERESAAADLEKKRKEREKNQAKAKDQPAVELGLGSSGDNRGKRIWSNAPKVDLGSKVRREIETLLQQHAIWNPYNVKIPESERNSIIEEFTRLGFRRSHVDEATSACKDREEVLEWLLIYVPEDDLPSWCLPESYSAGVSLASDDLAREAKIKRLATIGYSADLCSRALDSKQGDELATAEMLQHTLVYGTSSTAGAVSSEGDDSWAEEQETLEAIFGERYIKVSPKVCEIKSESSDLPESTTFRFQRPSNHYPSSVPIISIQAKGIPSYIRLSAIRQAVKHAEENFLGEPMVYNVLDWLEMHLPEIMQNPGKLRDIATVAATPSTTGSILELPVRQSRKKSREISWQPGSPQSISVREAWQARQSTPAQQDMTRKRESLPAWNIQDAIVRAVNSHQVTIISGETGSGKSTQSVQFILDDMIRRDLGGIANIICTQPRRISALGLADRVSDERCTSVGDEVGYVIRGDSKVKSGATKITFVTTGVLLRRIQSGSGADGNVAGSLADVTHIVVDEVHERSLDTDFLLALLRDVLRYRKDIKVILMSATLDAEIFINYFGGRQNVGLVNIPGRTFPVSDFYLDDIIRDTGFSPELAERDFEEDSSPQGEESLGKILRNMGMGINYELITSTVRYVDAQLGDQPGGILIFLPGTLEIERCLNAVKRIPNVHPLPLHASLLPAEQRRVFLSPPKGKRKVIAATNVAETSITIEDVVAVIDTGRVKETSYDPKDNMVRLQEVWASQAACKQRRGRAGRVRAGACYKLYTRQAENKMAPRPDPEIRRVPLEQLCLSVKSMQGINDVATFLANTITPPESVAVEGALGFLHRVGALDHDKLTALGRYLSMIPADLRCAKLMVYGSIFNCIDHCITISAILTVKSPFVSPRDKREDANAAKASFSRGDGDLLTDLTAYQQWSERVKAQGYWQTQSWCSANFLSHQTLRDISSNKAQLLTSLKDAGLLPVDYSSDSADPRWNRNAGNRSLLRALIAGAFQPQIAQISFPDKKFMSSVTGTVEVDPDARTIKYFNQENGRVFIHPSSLLFSAQSYPGSAAYLSYFTKMATSKVFIRDLTPFNAYSLLLFCGSIDLDTTGRGLIVDGWLRLRGWARIGVLVSRLRMMVDEIIAARIDNPASLSIDRAGKDDITGRVIEVVKRLIELNGLDQ
- a CDS encoding putative histidine triad nucleotide binding protein, yielding MADDSPNLEDQAAAAATVAAESKSGKRDAFAELLTPKPKHAKYAKDGPSKDTSNKRAIGGPRDGLGAYIAKPESFPSSIVVYHNDDFVAIHDLFPKSTLHLLLLPRDSSKTRLHPFEAFEDPEFLKKVKEETKKLRSLAAAELRRRYGKSSAQDKARQEALSADPPPDELPQGRNWEQEIMCGIHAHPSMNHLHIHVISVDRYSDRLKHKKHYNSFSTPFFVPIDDFPLAQNDVRRHPTSEGYLRRDYTCWRCGRDFGNRFSELKIHLEKEFDEWKRL